The genomic interval CTTTGCTTTAGCAACAATTTCTCTAAGGTTTCTTTCAGCCAAATCTAAATCAAATTCAGCACCCAACTGACTGATTTTAATTGATAGATGTGCTTTAACATCGTTATCATGCATGGCTTGTAAGACTTTAAGGATAATGTTTTTTTCAATTAAACTCTCTTCTTCAGTACCAACAAATTCACCAAGACAGTCAACTGTCACTGTAATCCCCTTATCGTTTAATTCACGGATTGTTTTAATAAGATCATCTAATGAATTGCCAACTACAACTTTGCTTGCCCCGAGCACTGGCCCATATTTCTTAGCTGAATTGTTTAAAAATGTATTATTAGATAATCCGATAAAAAAATCTTTGACAAGTGACATAGTAATTCCTCCCATACAACTATATTGAAATTAGTGTATCATGTTTCAATAATGTATGAAAACGTTAACAATATATAAAAGTACACTATATATTAAAATATTACAAAATCAGTAAACAATGTTAAAATAATTTTTCATCAAATGATTTAAATAATACTCGATTTTAAAGAAAGGTACTGTGCTCAAAATAGATTTTAAGGACTTCCTTTTGATACAATAGATTTAAATATTATTAGTAGAAGGGTAGTCGTTGATATGTGGAAGTGGGAAACAGAAAGTGAAGCAAAAGGAGTTATTGTTATTGCTCATAATTTATTAGAACATACTGGAAGATATGCATATGTCATTACTTCATTAAGAAGGAATGGATATCATGTTATTATGGGTGACTTGCCAGGTCAAAGTCAGACATCACGTTCTAATAAAGGTCAAATTGACAACTTTGAAGTCTATCACGAACATATCCTAGAGTGGTTAAGAATAGCAAGTGAATATAAGTTGCCCACATTTTTAATGGGTGTAGGATTAGGCGGTTTAATTACATTAAACTTACTTGAAAGAACAGAATTACCGATTGAAGGTATTATACTCTTATCTCCACTTGTAGCTTTTCAAAAAAATAATAAAACACGAAAGAACATGCTGACATCAAATGTGGGTGCGGGTGTTAAAGATATGCGTTTTAATTTAGGTATTGAGCCTGAGCATTTAACGCGAAATGAAGAGGTAATAGAAGAAACAAAACAAGATGGATTGATGTTGAAAAAAGTTTCTTATCATTGGTATAAAGAAGTAGTAAATGTAATGAAAAAGACAATGGAGCATTTGGAAGATATCCAAAGTATTCCGATGTGTTTAATGTTTGGTAAAGATGACAAGGTATTAGAAACTGAAGCCATTTTAGAAATTAAAAATCGGGTCAAATCTGATGAGCTTTATTTTAAAGCTTGGGATGGTTTATATCATGAGATTCATAACGAACCAGAGCGTCCTTTAGTAATGCGTTATATTTTAAGTTATTTAAATAATAAAGTGAATGCGCTTGGATTTATACCTAATGATGTTGATGATCAAATTGAAATATAAAGCAGTGTAACCAGCAACTTTTCCACAATTGTTGCTGGTTTTTTTAATAGCTTTTCCTAAAATAAAAATTTTTAAAATATTATCGTTAGAATGAAGAAAAATGATTGCTTTTCACAACGATAACTGGTATCTTTATTATGTGAAATAAATCACATAAGGAAAGTGATTTTTGAAAAAGGAAGGGTAAGTAATATGAAAAATATAAAAGCAAATAAAGTAGTATTAGTGGGCGATGGCGCTGTTGGTTCAAGTTATGCTTTTGCTATGGTAGCACAAGGTGTAGCAGATGAATTCTTCATTGTTGATATTGCTGAAGAAAAAGTTAAAGGTGACGTTCTCGATTTGAATCACGGCATGCCTTATGGAGAATCACCGTCAATTGTTAAAGCAGGATCATATGCAGATTGCTCTGATGCAGATTTAGTTGTAATTACAGCTGGTGCGCCCCAAAAACCAGGTGAAACGCGATTTGATTTAGTTGAAAAAAATACTAAGATTTTCAAATCAATTGTGGGTCAAATTATGGACAGCGGTTTTGATGGTATTTTCTTGATTGCTGCAAACCCAGTAGATGTATTAACTTATGTCACTAAAAAAGTTTCAGGTTTACCTAAAGAGCGTGTTATAGGTTCAGGTACTATTTTAGATACAGCACGTTTCAAATACGAATTAGGTGCAGAATTCGGCGTTGCACCTGAAAGTGTAAATGCAAGTATTATTGGTGAACATGGTGATTCTGAGTTAGCAGTATGGTCTCAAGCGAGTATTGCTGGACAAAATTTACACGATATTTTAAAAAGTAACCCAGAAAAAGAAAAACGTATCGAAGAAATATTCTTAAATACGCGTGATGCAGCATATGATATTATCCAAGCTAAAGGCGCAACATATTATGGTATTGCTATGGGATTACTTCATATTACTAAAGCAATTTTACGCAACCAAAACCTTGTATTGACTGTATCTAGTTATTTAGAAGGTGAGTATGGCAACGAAGATGTTTATATTGGTGTTCCAACACTTGTAAACCGTGCAGGTGCAGTTAAAATTTATGAAACACCATTAAATGACAAAGAAACTGAAGAATTTAACCATTCAGTTGAAGTTTTAAAAGATATTACAAAAAGTGTAGATAAATTATTTCAATAATTTTAAATAAGCAAAACGTCCGCAGAACTTTTTAATTTCTGCGGACGTTTTGCTTTATTGATTTTTATCTTTTTTCGATGGCACAAATATAAGGCGGGTTATTACGTTGGTTAATAAAACCATACTGTAATATATGTGCTTTTTGTTGATCGAAATTTTTAAGGTACTGATATACTGTCTCACTCTCTATTTTTCCTTCAGGATGTCCTGGATAGATAACGAGGACAATAATTCCTTCAGATGATAACATTTCAAAAATATCCTCTATTGCTTTGATAGTAGTATCAGCTTCTGTGACAATGTGTTTATCACCTTTTGGTAAATAGCCTAAATTAAATACAGCCGCATCGACAGGATAGTCAGATGATTCGATGTATTGCATTACATTTTCATGACCATCATGTATTAAAATAGTGTTGTTAAAGTTTTCGACTTTTAATTGCGCAGCTTTAATAGCTTCTTCTTGAATATCGAAGCCATAAACTTTTCCATTTGGAACGTGCTGAGCCAAAAATAATGTATCGTGTCCATTACCGCACGTCGCGTCTATAACTGTACTATTCTCATTAATATGCGATAAGATAAGTGACTTAGCAAATGGTAAAATACGTTCTACTTTCATTTGATTATTTTACTTCCTGTTTTTTCTTGAAATGCTGGCCTTGAGCAGAGTGACGTCTTGCGAGTTCAGCATCAATTGCATTGAGAACTTCCCATTTATTAACACTCCACATAGGTCCTACCATTAAATCAATAGGTCCATCACCAGTAATACGATGGATAATCATTTCAGGTGGTATTACTTCTAATTGATCGCAAACAAGACTGACATATTCCTCTTGCGTCATAAATTCAAGCATACCCTTTTCATATTGTTTGACCATTGGTGTCCCTTTTAATAAATGAAGTAAATGGATTTTTAAACCTTGTACATCCATTTGTGCAACTGTTTTTGCTGTTTCCATCATCATATCGTAATCTTCCCCAGGCAAACCATTGATGATATGAGAGCATACATTGATATTATGTTTTCTCAATTTTGCAACTCCATCATAATACGTTTGCATATCATGAGCGCGATTAATTAAATCAGAAGTTTCTTGGTGGACAGTTTGTAAACCAAGTTCCACCCATAAATAAGTACGTTTGTTCAAATCAGCTAGATATTCAACCACGTCATCGGGCAGACAGTCAGGTCGTGTACCTATTGATAAACCGACAACACCAGGTTCTTTTAATACAGGTTCAAATTTTTCTTTTAATACTTCGACTGGAGCATGTGTATTTGTGAAAGCTTGGAAATAAGCGATATATTGTCCGTCATGCCATTTTTCATGCATTTTTTCTTTGATTTCTTTAAATTGTACATCAATCGGATCTGCACGGTTGCCGGCGAAATCACCGCTTCCTGCTGCAGAACAAAAAGTACAACCTCCGTGTGCAACTGTACCATCGCGGTTCGGGCAGTCGAAACCGCCATCTAATGCAACTTTAAAAATTTTACGACCAAATTTATTTTTTAAATGGTAATTCCATGTATGGTAACGTTTATCTTCAAATGCATACGTAAAATATTGACCCATATGACATTTTCCTTTCTATAAATTAATCCATTGTAAGATTTTACCATAATTTAAGTACTTATGTTTGATGGGATTATGATAAAAGGGTTTAATTACTCATGCAAGTGTAGTATTATTTACTAGTTGCAAAAAATCACATTTAACTTAATTGCTTTAATTTGAAATTTTCGGTGCGTTTAACTTTAGCGTATACGGAAATTTCTTTGATTTTTTAATGAAAAATTTGTCACGTATTTTCTATAAACAGACAGAAAGCGGGTGTTGCAAAATGAACATGCCTAAAGAAGTATGGTGGCTTGTAATAGGTATGGCAATTAATATCACAGGTGCAAGCTTTTTATGGCCTTTAAATACAATTTATATGAGCCAAGAATTAGATAAAAGTTTAACCACAGCTGGTGTGGTTTTAATGGTAAATTCACTAGGAATGGTAGTTGGCAACTTATTAGGAGGAACACTATTTGACAAATTAGGTGGATTTAGAACTATTATGTTAGGAACCGTCGTTTGTTTATGTGCCACAACATTACTTAATTTCTTTCATGGGTGGCCATGGTATGCAGTATGGTTAGTAATGCTTGGATTTGGCGGCGGTATTATTATTCCAGCAATTTATGCAATGGCAGGTGTAGTTTGGCCGAACGGTGGACGCCAAACATTTAATGCGATTTATTTAGCTCAAAATATAGGAGTAGCATTTGGTGCAGCAATGGGCGGGTTTGTAGCAGAACTCAGTTTTAATTATATCTTTATTGCGAATTTATTGATGTACGTGTCTTTCTTTTTCGTAGCAGTGACACAATTCAATATCAAATATAAAGGTAAAGTCAAAATACCAGATACTAATGAATGGGCTGCTAAAAAGTATCGCAAACGTTTTATAGCACTGCTTTTACTTTGTGTAATGTTTGCTATTTGCTGGATAGCATATATTCAATGGGAAAGTACAATAGCTTCATTTACACAAGAATTAAATATTTCGATGGGCCAATACAGTTTGCTTTGGACTGTAAATGGTATCATGATTTTGGTAGCACAACCTTTAATTTATCCAGTTATACGACTTTTAAAGGGCAATTTGAAAATGCAGATGCTTGTAGGTATTTTTGTATTTATCTTATCTTTCTTTATTACAAGTTTTGCAGAGCAATTTTCAATATTTATGATCGGTATGATTATTCTTACCCTAGGTGAGATGTTTGTTTGGCCAGCTGTGCCGACGATAGCAAATCAACTAGCACCGGAAGGTCGTCAAGGTTCATACCAAGGTATTGTTAACTCTGCTTCGACAGTTGGTAAAGCTTTTGGGCCTTTAATTGGCGGTGTGTTGGTAGATACATTTAATATGCAAGTAATGTTTTTATCTATGATAGGATTATTAGCGATTTCAATATTCTTCCTAATGATTTACGATAAAAATTTAGATAAAACAGAACTAAATAACTAAATAGAAAAAATGAAACGTGCATTTCCTTTTTGAGGATGTGCACGTTTTTATTTTATTAAAAAGACTGCAGTGATATTCAAAAGAAAAAAGCCATATAAGGATAATTAAATTAATCGTATAAATAAAGAACTGTTTCAAAGTATATCTGCCTTTGTATTTAATCATTAAAAATCACTTTTTAAATTAAGTGCATTGTCACAAACAATAACGTTAAGAGCTTGCATTTAAAGAGAGAATAAAATATAGTAATAGATGTATATGGAGTAGTAGTTTAAAAACTCATAAAGAGAGCTGGTGGTCGGTGCGAACTAGCTGAGGCATTTAAATGAACTTACCAACGAATAAATTTATGAATAATACAGCTCGAGCTATTATGGATGAGGTGCGTAGAAATACGAATGAAGGTGGTACCGCGGCAAATGTCGTCCTTCATAAGACAAAATCATAATAGTTTGAGTTGTATTTTTTATTGATTAGGAGGAAGCAAAGTGAGTTTTAATCATCAAGAAATTGAAAAGAAATGGCAAGATTATTGGGCAGATTACAAAACGTTTAAAACAAATGATAATCTAGGTCAAAAGAAATTTTATGCTTTAGACATGTTCCCATATCCTTCAGGTGCTGGCTTGCATGTAGGGCATCCAGAAGGATATACAGCTACAGATATTATTTCTCGTTATAAGCGTATGCAAGGATATAATGTTTTGCATCCGATGGGGTGGGATGCGTTTGGTTTGCCAGCAGAGCAATATGCATTGAATACTGGAAATAATCCTCGTGAATTTACAAACCAAAACATTCAAACGTTTAAACGTCAAATTCAAGAATTAGGTTTCAGTTACGATTGGGATCGTGAAGTAAATACTACAGATCCGGATTATTATAAATGGACACAATGGATTTTTATCCAATTATATAATAAAGGATTGGCTTATGTTGATGAAGTAGCAGTTAACTGGTGTCCAGAATTAAAAGCAGTTCTATCAAATGAAGAAGTCGTTGATGGCGTTTCAGAACGTGGCGGATATCCTGTATACCGCAGACCAATGCGCCAATGGGTTCTAAAAATTACTGAGTATGCTGATCGTTTACTCGAAGATTTAGATGATTTAGATTGGCCTGAATCTATCAAAGATATGCAACGTAACTGGATTGGACGATCAGAAGGGGCAAAGGTTGCTTTTGAAATTGAAGGACGTCCTGAAAAGATCGAAGTATTTACTACAAGACCAGATACAATTTATGGTGCATCATTTGCAGTGTTGAGTCCTGAACATGAACTTGTAAATGAAATCACAACACCAGAACATCAAGAAGAAGTCAAAGCTTATCAAAAAGAAGCTTCAATGAAATCAGATTTAGAAAGAACAGATTTAGCAAAAGATAAATCTGGTGTATTCACAGGTGCTTATGCAATTAATCCTTTATCTGGCGAAAAATTACCGATTTGGATTGCTGATTATGTATTGTCTTCATATGGTACGGGTGCTGTAATGGCAGTACCTGCTCATGACGAACGTGATTATGAATTTGCTCAAAAATTTGATTTGCCGATTAAAGAAGTTATTGAAGGCGGAGATGTTTCAAAAGAAGCATATACAGGAGACGGTCCTCATATTAATTCAGGTGATTTAGACGGATTAAATAATGAAGAAGCAATTTCACGCGCAATTCAGTTACTTGAAGAAAAAGGTGCCGGCGAGAAAAAAGTGAATTATAAATTACGTGACTGGTTATTCAGTCGTCAACGTTATTGGGGTGAACCAATTCCTATTATTCACTGGGAAGATGGAACAATGACAACTGTTCCTACAGATGAATTGCCTTTATTGCTCCCTGAGACAGATTCAATTGAACCATCTGGAACAGGTGAATCTCCTTTGGCGAATATCGATGAATTTGTGAATGTGGTTGATCCTGAAACAGGTATGAAAGGCCGTCGCGAAACAAATACAATGCCGCAATGGGCTGGAAGTTGCTGGTACTACTTGCGTTATATCGATCCGCATAATGAAGAAATGTTAGCAGACCCTGAAAAATTAAAACATTGGTTGCCAGTTGATTTATATATCGGCGGTGTGGAACACGCTGTTCTTCACTTGTTATATGCAAGATTTTGGCATAAAGTGCTTTATGATATGGGTGTCGTACCTACAAAAGAACCATTCCAAAAATTATTCAACCAAGGTATGATTTTGGGTGAAGGTAATGAAAAAATGAGTAAATCTCGCGGTAATGTCGTTAACCCTGATGATATTGTACGTTCACATGGTGCAGATACTTTAAGATTATATGAAATGTTCATGGGACCGCTTGATGCAGCAATTGCTTGGAGTGAAAAAGGTTTAGATGGTTCTCGTCGTTTCTTAGACCGTGTATGGAGATTACTTATTAATGAAGACGGTTCATTAACATCTAAAGTTGTTGATACAGATGATAAATCATTGCAAAAAGTATACAACCAAACTGTTAAAAAAGTCACTGAAGACTTTGAAACATTGAACTTCAATACAGCTATCAGTCAATTAATGGTATTCATCAATGAAAGTTACAAAGCAGAACAATTATATAAACCGTATGTTGAAGGTTTTGTAAAAATGTTAGCACCGATTGCACCTCATTTAGGTGAAGAGCTATGGTCAAAACTTGGTCATGATGAAACTATCACATACCAACCTTGGCCTGATTATGATGAAGCATTCCTTGTAGACGATGAAGTAGAAATTGTAATTCAAGTTAACGGTAAAGTAAGAGCAAAAGCATTTATCCCTAAAGATGCATCAAAAGAACAAATGGAAGACATTGCATTGACAAATGAAAATGTTAAATTAGATATTGGGGATAAAGACATTAAAAAAGTAATTGCCGTTCCTCAAAAATTAGTCAATATTGTTGCAAAATAATTAAGGAAGGGGAAATAAAAATGGAATCTATTACTACGGATGAATTAAAAAAGAAAATGTTAGAACATTCACCGGTACATGTTGTGGACGTAAGAACAGATGAGGAAACTGCTACTGGCATCATTCCGAATGCCACAACAATTCCAATGGATCAAATTCCAGATCACTTAGATGATTTTAATACTAATGATACGTATTACTTTGTTTGCGCTGCAGGAGTCAGAAGCGGCAGAGTAGTCGAATATTTGAATCAACATAAACCTGAAGTGCATGCAGTGAATGTCGAAGGCGGCATGAAAGCATGGGGAGACGAAGGTCTAGAAATAGATAGTATTTAATTAAAATTTGAGCCGAGTCAGTTAACAACTGGCCCGGCTTATTTTTATATTGCTTTTTAATTTTGACAGATACCAGCGTTCATTCCAGAAACACGTCCTGTAACTAATGCACTAGTGATATTATATCCTCCAGTATAGCCATGGATATCTAAAACTTCACCGCATAAAAATAATCCAGGTGTTATTTTAGACATCATTGTATGAGGCTCTATTTCTTTTATGGACACACCTCCGCCTGTGACAAATGCTTTTTCAATCGACAAGGTTCCATTGACTGTAAAAGTAAACGTTTTGAAAAGGTGTGCAATTTCAGCTATTTGTTGATTAGAAATATGATGGCCAGTTGTATCTTCTTCAACACCAGCTTGTTCTAAGATAAAGTTGAGATAACGTTCTTCAATCATTCCGCGTAAACTATTCTTTATATATTTATCAGGGGTATCATGAATTTGTTTTTTGATGCGATTTTGTAATTCATTTTCTTTTTCATCTGGAAATACATCCAATTGCATTTGGATTTCTTGTTTTTTCTGAGATTTTTGTTCTTTATATACAAACTGGCTGCATCTAAGCGCGCCAGGTCCACTTACACCAAAATGTGTAAAAAGCATATCCATACGATGTGTGATACGAGGTTTGCCGTTTTTTCTTAAAACAGATAATGAAACATCTTTTAGGCTCAAACCTTTTAATGTTTTTCTAATAATAAACGATTCTTTAGAAGTAATAGGCACTTCTGTAGGGAAAAGCTCTGTAATCGAATGGCCTAATCCTTTTGCGAATTTATATCCATCTCCAGTTGAACCGGTTTGGGGAACGCTTGTACCACCTGTAGCGATTACTACTGTTTTAGAAGTATACTCGTTGCCTTCAGCATCGGTGATGATAAAGAGATCGTCAGTCTTTTTGATATTTTTAATCGCTGTTTCTTCCAGTACTTCTACTTTATTTATGGATAATTCATTTATCAATGCATCAACGACATCCTGAGCACGATTCGAAACAGGAAACATTCGGCCATGATCTTCTTCTTTTAATTTAACGCCGCGTGATTCAAAAAATTCTATAATAGATTCATTATCAAATACTGAAAAGGGACTATAGAGGAATTTGCCATTTCCAGGTATATGGCGAATAATTTCATCGTAAGGCAGACGATTTGTAACGTTACAACGTCCGCCCCCAGATATTTTTAATTTTCTGCCAAGACCTTTTTTCTTTTCTATTAGTAAAACTTTATCTGAATGTTGGCTTGCGGCAGCAGCAGACATCAAACCGCTAGGTCCTCCGCCGATAACTATTGTTTGATACATGTTTAAATAATACACAATCTTCCTTAAATCGTTGAATATGTGTATTGTGCCTCCTTTAAATTTGATTTTTATTATGAAAATGCGTTAACGTAAATTCTCGAATGTATAATTGATTTACTTTACTGTTATATTATGGCATAGTCAAAACTGTTGTTTAATTCTTTGAATTTTCATTTCTGTTAAGGCTATTTTAGGCTATAATACATATGAAAAAAAGTAGTTGCCAACAATTGTTGGTGGTAAAATATAATTAAATCTTAATATCAGATAGGAAGAGTGTCATGAATGAAAGTCAAGAACTAGTAAGAGGGACCTTTCTACTTACGCTAAGTATATTGATTACCAAAATACTTGGTGTACTCTTTATTATACCGTTCTATGCGATTATAGGTGGAGAAGAGAATTTGGCCCCGTTCAACTATGCATATGCGCCTTATAACATCGCAATTGCAGTGGCAACAGCTGGTGTACCATTAGCCGCTTCTAAATATGTTGCTAAGTACAATGCAATAGGGGCATATCATGTCAGTCAGAAATTATATCGCTCAAGTTTTATAGTGATGAGTATTACAGGTGTGTTAGGTTTTATTATTTTATATGCCTTATCACCAATGATTGCGTCAGTAACATTAGCACATAAATCTAATGTTGAAGGTGGTTGGACTGTCGCTGATATCACTTGGATAATTAGAATTATCAGTATGGTAGTAATTTTCATCCCGCTGCTCGCTACTTGGCGCGGTGTATTCCAAGGTTATAAATCAATGGGACCTACTGCAGTTTCTGAAGTCACAGAACAAATCGCACGTATTATCTTTATTTTAGTAGGAAGCTATCTCGTTTTAAACGTTTTCCATGGTTCTGTTTTATTAGCCAATGGTGTTGCAACATTTGCTGCAGCAATCGGTGCTATTGCGGGTATTTTGACCCTTTGGTATTATTGGCGAAAAAGAAAACCGTTTATGGATGAAATGACGGCATCAGATCATACTGGTATCGACGTACCTTATACAAAAATGTATAAAGAAATCATTTCTTATAGTATTCCGTTTGTCATCGTGAGTTTGAACTTCCCATTATTTAACATCGTAGACCAATTAACACACAATAACGCATTAGATATTGCAGGGGTTCCTCAACAACTACACGATTACTTCTTTACAATTCTTAATATGACAACGAATAAAATTGTAATGATTCCAACATCTTTAGCAGCAGGTTTTGCAATCAGCTTGATTCCATACATTACAAAGACATATGAATCAGGCCAATTGCATGAAATGCATAGACAAATTCGTACGTCACTTGGGGTACTTATGTTTATTACAGTACCAGCAAGTTTAGGTATTATGGCACTTTCATCACCATTGTATACAGTATTCTACAGCTATAATGGTGACGGCAGTATGCTGCTATTTTATTATGCGCCAGTGGCTATATTAATTTCTCTATTAAGTATCACGGCTTCTATGCTGCAAGGTATCGATAAACAGAAATTAACGGTGTTTGTAATTGTTGCTGCAGTTGCTTTAAAAGCGTTATTAAATATTCCGCTAATAGTTGCATTCCATACAGCAGGAGCAATTTTAAGTACCGCTATTGCATTGTTGTTTGCAAATATCTGCAACTTCATTATTTTGAAAAAATATGCGAAATTTACATTTACAGAAACCTTGATTCAATTTGCTAAAATATTCATTTATGGTTTCATTATGATGATCGGTGTTGAATTAACATTTTGGTTATTACAACTATTTATTTCGCCACAATCAAAAATCGGCAGTTTAATCATTGTTGTTGCAGGAGTAATAGTCGGTATTGCCATTTATGGAGGTATCACATTGAAAACAAGATTAGCAGACCAATTCTTAGGAGATTTACCTGGTAAAATTCGTAGAAAGTTAAGAATTTCATAATGCGGCTAGATAAATTTTTAGCTAATATGGGTGTCGGTACGCGAAGCGAAGTAAAACAATTATTAAAGAAAAACCAGGTTCAAGTAAATGGCAAAAATGAAAAACAGAGTAAAGCACAAATCGATCCTCAGTCAGATGAAATTACTGTGAATGGAAATTTGATAGAGTATGTTGATAAAGTCTACATTATGCTGAATAAGCCGGCAGGTTATATCTCTGCAAC from Staphylococcus condimenti carries:
- a CDS encoding L-lactate dehydrogenase; its protein translation is MKNIKANKVVLVGDGAVGSSYAFAMVAQGVADEFFIVDIAEEKVKGDVLDLNHGMPYGESPSIVKAGSYADCSDADLVVITAGAPQKPGETRFDLVEKNTKIFKSIVGQIMDSGFDGIFLIAANPVDVLTYVTKKVSGLPKERVIGSGTILDTARFKYELGAEFGVAPESVNASIIGEHGDSELAVWSQASIAGQNLHDILKSNPEKEKRIEEIFLNTRDAAYDIIQAKGATYYGIAMGLLHITKAILRNQNLVLTVSSYLEGEYGNEDVYIGVPTLVNRAGAVKIYETPLNDKETEEFNHSVEVLKDITKSVDKLFQ
- a CDS encoding TIGR01212 family radical SAM protein (This family includes YhcC from E. coli K-12, an uncharacterized radical SAM protein.), giving the protein MGQYFTYAFEDKRYHTWNYHLKNKFGRKIFKVALDGGFDCPNRDGTVAHGGCTFCSAAGSGDFAGNRADPIDVQFKEIKEKMHEKWHDGQYIAYFQAFTNTHAPVEVLKEKFEPVLKEPGVVGLSIGTRPDCLPDDVVEYLADLNKRTYLWVELGLQTVHQETSDLINRAHDMQTYYDGVAKLRKHNINVCSHIINGLPGEDYDMMMETAKTVAQMDVQGLKIHLLHLLKGTPMVKQYEKGMLEFMTQEEYVSLVCDQLEVIPPEMIIHRITGDGPIDLMVGPMWSVNKWEVLNAIDAELARRHSAQGQHFKKKQEVK
- a CDS encoding class I SAM-dependent methyltransferase translates to MKVERILPFAKSLILSHINENSTVIDATCGNGHDTLFLAQHVPNGKVYGFDIQEEAIKAAQLKVENFNNTILIHDGHENVMQYIESSDYPVDAAVFNLGYLPKGDKHIVTEADTTIKAIEDIFEMLSSEGIIVLVIYPGHPEGKIESETVYQYLKNFDQQKAHILQYGFINQRNNPPYICAIEKR
- the leuS gene encoding leucine--tRNA ligase, which gives rise to MSFNHQEIEKKWQDYWADYKTFKTNDNLGQKKFYALDMFPYPSGAGLHVGHPEGYTATDIISRYKRMQGYNVLHPMGWDAFGLPAEQYALNTGNNPREFTNQNIQTFKRQIQELGFSYDWDREVNTTDPDYYKWTQWIFIQLYNKGLAYVDEVAVNWCPELKAVLSNEEVVDGVSERGGYPVYRRPMRQWVLKITEYADRLLEDLDDLDWPESIKDMQRNWIGRSEGAKVAFEIEGRPEKIEVFTTRPDTIYGASFAVLSPEHELVNEITTPEHQEEVKAYQKEASMKSDLERTDLAKDKSGVFTGAYAINPLSGEKLPIWIADYVLSSYGTGAVMAVPAHDERDYEFAQKFDLPIKEVIEGGDVSKEAYTGDGPHINSGDLDGLNNEEAISRAIQLLEEKGAGEKKVNYKLRDWLFSRQRYWGEPIPIIHWEDGTMTTVPTDELPLLLPETDSIEPSGTGESPLANIDEFVNVVDPETGMKGRRETNTMPQWAGSCWYYLRYIDPHNEEMLADPEKLKHWLPVDLYIGGVEHAVLHLLYARFWHKVLYDMGVVPTKEPFQKLFNQGMILGEGNEKMSKSRGNVVNPDDIVRSHGADTLRLYEMFMGPLDAAIAWSEKGLDGSRRFLDRVWRLLINEDGSLTSKVVDTDDKSLQKVYNQTVKKVTEDFETLNFNTAISQLMVFINESYKAEQLYKPYVEGFVKMLAPIAPHLGEELWSKLGHDETITYQPWPDYDEAFLVDDEVEIVIQVNGKVRAKAFIPKDASKEQMEDIALTNENVKLDIGDKDIKKVIAVPQKLVNIVAK
- a CDS encoding rhodanese-like domain-containing protein, translating into MESITTDELKKKMLEHSPVHVVDVRTDEETATGIIPNATTIPMDQIPDHLDDFNTNDTYYFVCAAGVRSGRVVEYLNQHKPEVHAVNVEGGMKAWGDEGLEIDSI
- a CDS encoding alpha/beta fold hydrolase yields the protein MWKWETESEAKGVIVIAHNLLEHTGRYAYVITSLRRNGYHVIMGDLPGQSQTSRSNKGQIDNFEVYHEHILEWLRIASEYKLPTFLMGVGLGGLITLNLLERTELPIEGIILLSPLVAFQKNNKTRKNMLTSNVGAGVKDMRFNLGIEPEHLTRNEEVIEETKQDGLMLKKVSYHWYKEVVNVMKKTMEHLEDIQSIPMCLMFGKDDKVLETEAILEIKNRVKSDELYFKAWDGLYHEIHNEPERPLVMRYILSYLNNKVNALGFIPNDVDDQIEI
- a CDS encoding NAD(P)/FAD-dependent oxidoreductase; this translates as MYQTIVIGGGPSGLMSAAAASQHSDKVLLIEKKKGLGRKLKISGGGRCNVTNRLPYDEIIRHIPGNGKFLYSPFSVFDNESIIEFFESRGVKLKEEDHGRMFPVSNRAQDVVDALINELSINKVEVLEETAIKNIKKTDDLFIITDAEGNEYTSKTVVIATGGTSVPQTGSTGDGYKFAKGLGHSITELFPTEVPITSKESFIIRKTLKGLSLKDVSLSVLRKNGKPRITHRMDMLFTHFGVSGPGALRCSQFVYKEQKSQKKQEIQMQLDVFPDEKENELQNRIKKQIHDTPDKYIKNSLRGMIEERYLNFILEQAGVEEDTTGHHISNQQIAEIAHLFKTFTFTVNGTLSIEKAFVTGGGVSIKEIEPHTMMSKITPGLFLCGEVLDIHGYTGGYNITSALVTGRVSGMNAGICQN
- a CDS encoding MDR family MFS transporter yields the protein MNMPKEVWWLVIGMAINITGASFLWPLNTIYMSQELDKSLTTAGVVLMVNSLGMVVGNLLGGTLFDKLGGFRTIMLGTVVCLCATTLLNFFHGWPWYAVWLVMLGFGGGIIIPAIYAMAGVVWPNGGRQTFNAIYLAQNIGVAFGAAMGGFVAELSFNYIFIANLLMYVSFFFVAVTQFNIKYKGKVKIPDTNEWAAKKYRKRFIALLLLCVMFAICWIAYIQWESTIASFTQELNISMGQYSLLWTVNGIMILVAQPLIYPVIRLLKGNLKMQMLVGIFVFILSFFITSFAEQFSIFMIGMIILTLGEMFVWPAVPTIANQLAPEGRQGSYQGIVNSASTVGKAFGPLIGGVLVDTFNMQVMFLSMIGLLAISIFFLMIYDKNLDKTELNN